The Syntrophobotulus glycolicus DSM 8271 DNA window ACTGGGTATGGAGATCAAGAATATTGATGAACTTTACCTGAATCCGTTCGGGTCAGTTATTGACAAAAGCGAAATAGAAAAAGGCGGCAGTTCAAATTACAAAGGAATTACCATGGTATTCGAGAACGAAGTGCCTGATAACGTTGCTACCGTTCCTTTGCCGGAAGGTACCTATGCCGTAATGGCCTTTGCAGGAACATATAAAGATATTGATCTATATTTGCAGGAAATAATAAAGTGGATCAAGGAAAACGGCTGGCGGATCATAGGGGATGCACTGGTCTTGATTATTACAGACAAAGCCTATTCCGATTATGAATATGAGTACATCAGTGAAATACAAATACCTGTAAATAAATGAAAATTTGTAAAAATAAAACCTAAATATCAATAACATAATAAAAAGATCAATATTCGATTATTTTCTATTGACATTATAATTACTATAAGGTTTATATTAGTATCAGGTTATATAGCCAATGGATACGGAGCAAAGGTGCTGCTGGAAAAGCGGGCACCTCTGTTTTTTTTCGGGGACAGCCTGCGGATCAGGTCAGTCCCCGAATTTTATTTTTAGGAGAGGTGATGTAAAAATGGTCATGATCGAAGCATTTGTTAGGCCGGAGAAAACAGATTTTATCCTTGCCTGTTTACTTGAGCAGGGCTTTCCGGCAGTAACACGGGTCAGCGTTCTGGGAAGAGGAAAACAAAAAGGGTTAAAGGCTAACGCTGTTTACTATGGAGAACTGCCCAAAGAATTAATCATTATGATTGTGGAAGACAAGGATGAAGATAAGGTTGTCGAGGCTATGATGAAAAGCGCTAAGACCGGAGATGAAGGGGCTTACGGCGATGGAAAGATCTTTGTAACGCCGGTCAGTTCAGCTTACACAATCAGCAGCGGCAAGGCTGAATTATGATAGCGGCATTGCGGAATGGAGGTTAATATGAAAAAAGTGATGATCATAATCAGGCCGGAGAAATACCGCTATACTAAAGAAATTCTGGAACAAGAAGGTTTCGATGCTTATAGTGTGGTCAATGTCTTGGGCAGGGGCAAAAAACAGGTTGAGTTTTCTCTGGG harbors:
- a CDS encoding P-II family nitrogen regulator, coding for MVMIEAFVRPEKTDFILACLLEQGFPAVTRVSVLGRGKQKGLKANAVYYGELPKELIIMIVEDKDEDKVVEAMMKSAKTGDEGAYGDGKIFVTPVSSAYTISSGKAEL